The proteins below are encoded in one region of Clostridium fermenticellae:
- a CDS encoding inorganic phosphate transporter — protein sequence MHDTLVLTFVIIIIALIFDFINGFHDSANAIACSVSTRVLTLSQAVIMSVIMNFIGAFTSVKVAETIGSGIVDPNHIVSEVIITALIGAIIWNLITWYFGIPSSSSHALIGGLIGSAIVYKGSFAIINWATFFWKVILWLFLSPIIGFVIGFVFMTILRFILRNTTPFKVTKIFSKAQIFSGMLIALNHGGNDAQKSMGIITMALVSAGFLNHFSIPIWVKICCAVSMALGTSFGGKKIIKTMGSGMAKLAPVNGFSAEMGASAVIFTATMFHAPVSTTHIITTAIMGVGAAKRFSSVRWAVAKDIVTAWVVTIPASALISGIVIFLINSIK from the coding sequence ATGCATGATACATTAGTTTTGACTTTTGTTATTATTATTATTGCGTTAATTTTCGATTTTATAAATGGATTTCATGATAGTGCAAATGCGATAGCTTGTTCAGTTTCAACCAGGGTATTAACTTTGAGTCAGGCTGTGATTATGTCAGTTATAATGAATTTTATTGGTGCATTTACAAGTGTGAAAGTTGCAGAAACTATAGGTAGTGGTATTGTAGATCCTAATCATATAGTTTCAGAAGTTATAATAACTGCATTGATTGGTGCAATAATATGGAATTTAATTACATGGTATTTTGGAATACCTAGTAGTTCATCGCACGCACTTATAGGAGGATTAATTGGTTCGGCAATTGTCTACAAAGGTTCTTTCGCCATAATAAACTGGGCCACTTTTTTTTGGAAAGTTATATTATGGTTATTTTTATCACCGATTATAGGTTTTGTAATAGGTTTTGTATTTATGACTATATTGAGATTTATACTTAGAAATACGACTCCTTTTAAAGTTACAAAGATTTTTTCAAAGGCTCAAATTTTTTCAGGTATGCTTATAGCTTTAAATCACGGTGGAAATGATGCACAAAAATCTATGGGAATTATAACGATGGCACTTGTAAGTGCTGGTTTTTTGAATCATTTTTCAATACCTATTTGGGTAAAGATATGCTGTGCTGTTTCTATGGCACTTGGCACAAGTTTTGGAGGCAAAAAGATAATAAAAACTATGGGAAGTGGAATGGCAAAACTTGCGCCTGTTAATGGATTTTCTGCAGAGATGGGTGCATCTGCTGTAATATTCACAGCAACAATGTTTCATGCACCAGTTAGTACAACTCATATTATTACAACAGCAATAATGGGAGTTGGCGCTGCTAAAAGATTTTCATCGGTTAGGTGGGCCGTGGCAAAGGATATAGTGACTGCATGGGTAGTTACCATACCTGCAAGCGCTCTTATATCAGGAATAGTAATTTTTCTTATTAATTCGATAAAATAG
- the pstC gene encoding phosphate ABC transporter permease subunit PstC — protein MKSGITNKSIWKKFKNEYIGKGYAMICGFIIVVLTLTIIAFLVSNGIKTFTRDGYSIWQFLFKLTWVPDSSPPKLGALIFIVGSAFVSIGAVILSAPVSIALAIFMNYISPKIGKKILQPALELFIGIPSVVYGWIGFSVLLPFIKADFGGIGFSLLAGILVLSIMILPTIASLSSDAVKVVPQSYLEASYGLGATRWQTISKVIIPAAKSGILTGVILGLARAFGEALAVQMVIGNSIKFPKSLTSPTSTLTSVLTMDIGNTAAGTPWNDALWSLAFLLLIISFVFILLIRVIEKRGELK, from the coding sequence ATGAAAAGTGGTATTACAAACAAAAGCATTTGGAAGAAATTTAAAAATGAATATATTGGTAAAGGATATGCTATGATATGCGGTTTTATTATAGTTGTCCTTACACTTACTATAATAGCTTTCTTAGTGTCCAATGGAATAAAAACTTTTACTAGAGATGGTTATTCGATTTGGCAGTTCCTGTTTAAATTAACCTGGGTTCCGGATAGTTCACCCCCTAAATTAGGAGCGCTTATATTTATAGTAGGTTCGGCATTTGTTTCAATAGGTGCAGTTATATTAAGTGCCCCTGTAAGTATAGCACTTGCCATATTTATGAATTATATATCGCCTAAAATTGGTAAGAAAATATTACAACCTGCACTGGAATTATTTATAGGTATACCATCTGTTGTGTATGGATGGATAGGATTTAGTGTTTTACTTCCATTCATAAAGGCAGATTTCGGTGGTATAGGATTTAGTTTGTTAGCAGGAATATTAGTACTTAGTATTATGATACTTCCGACTATAGCAAGTTTATCATCCGATGCAGTTAAGGTTGTTCCACAAAGTTATCTGGAGGCTTCTTATGGGCTTGGTGCCACAAGATGGCAGACTATAAGCAAAGTAATAATACCTGCTGCTAAAAGTGGTATTTTGACTGGAGTGATACTAGGGCTTGCGAGAGCTTTTGGAGAAGCACTTGCAGTACAAATGGTTATAGGTAATTCTATTAAATTTCCAAAGAGTTTGACTAGTCCTACATCAACACTTACAAGTGTTTTAACTATGGATATTGGAAATACGGCAGCGGGTACACCTTGGAACGATGCATTGTGGTCTCTTGCGTTTTTACTTCTTATAATATCATTTGTATTTATTTTACTCATAAGGGTTATTGAAAAAAGAGGTGAATTGAAATAG
- the phoU gene encoding phosphate signaling complex protein PhoU, with amino-acid sequence MTRTGFDSALEELNNDLIRMGNITEKQLRESVESLVNQDGELADKIIKNDDLVDDLQKEIENKCIRLIAKEQPLAKDLRNIFATSKIVTDIERMADYAVDIAKITQQLKNEKYIKNLIDIPKITQVIIEMIRICVDAYVYKDINEAYRACKLDDDVDKFYKSIFNEMLIIMADDKSKIREITQLLFACKYLERLGDHVTNVCEWTIYAVTGELKDLNE; translated from the coding sequence ATGACGAGAACCGGATTTGATTCTGCACTTGAAGAATTAAATAATGATTTAATTAGAATGGGAAATATAACCGAAAAACAGTTGCGTGAGTCTGTGGAGTCATTAGTTAATCAAGATGGAGAACTAGCAGATAAAATTATCAAAAATGATGATTTAGTTGATGACCTTCAAAAAGAGATAGAAAATAAATGTATAAGGCTTATAGCAAAAGAACAGCCACTTGCAAAGGATTTAAGAAATATATTTGCAACAAGTAAAATAGTAACTGATATAGAGAGAATGGCTGATTATGCTGTGGATATAGCTAAGATTACACAACAGTTAAAAAATGAGAAATATATAAAAAATTTAATAGATATACCAAAGATAACTCAAGTAATAATTGAAATGATAAGAATATGCGTTGATGCATATGTTTATAAAGATATAAATGAAGCATATAGGGCATGTAAATTGGATGATGATGTAGATAAGTTCTATAAAAGTATTTTTAACGAAATGCTTATAATAATGGCAGATGATAAATCAAAGATAAGAGAAATAACTCAGCTTTTGTTTGCGTGCAAGTATTTAGAAAGACTTGGTGATCATGTTACTAATGTATGTGAATGGACAATTTATGCAGTGACAGGAGAACTTAAGGATTTGAATGAGTAA
- a CDS encoding DUF47 domain-containing protein translates to MFSLTPKEDKFYTLFIDIAEIAHKAALLLLDFLNNLENSEQNIKELKEIEHEGDRKQHEILQQLNKTFITPFDREDIYSIAKGMDDIIDYIESSGSRFVMLNVNKCTKEGKILSDMIVSCCDEIITIMKELKNMKTSTLISKKIIEVNRIEEEGDKVSRKAITDIFRSDMEVIEVIKWREIYQYLEDTLDACEDIANVIEGVVMKNA, encoded by the coding sequence ATGTTCAGTTTGACTCCAAAAGAGGACAAATTTTATACCTTATTCATAGATATTGCTGAAATAGCTCATAAAGCAGCTTTATTATTGTTAGATTTTTTGAATAATTTGGAAAATTCAGAACAAAATATAAAGGAACTTAAAGAGATCGAACATGAAGGCGATAGGAAACAGCATGAGATACTTCAGCAATTAAATAAGACTTTTATAACTCCTTTTGACAGAGAAGATATTTATTCAATTGCTAAAGGTATGGATGATATAATTGATTACATAGAATCTTCTGGCAGCAGGTTTGTCATGTTAAATGTAAATAAGTGTACTAAAGAAGGTAAAATATTAAGCGATATGATAGTAAGTTGTTGTGATGAAATAATTACCATAATGAAAGAGTTAAAAAACATGAAAACAAGTACTTTAATATCCAAAAAAATTATAGAAGTCAACAGGATAGAAGAAGAGGGAGATAAAGTTTCTAGAAAAGCTATTACGGATATATTTAGAAGTGATATGGAGGTTATTGAAGTAATAAAGTGGAGAGAGATTTATCAATATCTTGAAGACACTCTGGATGCTTGTGAAGATATAGCTAACGTTATTGAAGGAGTAGTAATGAAAAATGCATGA
- the pstB gene encoding phosphate ABC transporter ATP-binding protein PstB, translating into MSILEIKNLNLYYGKVQALKNINLDICKNAVTALIGPSGCGKSTFLRTLNRMNDLIESVKIDGDVLFEGLNIYNNYDVIELRKRIGMVFQKANPFPMSIYDNVTYGSKIHGIRNKKKLDQIVESSLRDAALWDEVKDRLDKNALGLSGGQQQRLCIARTLAVEPDVLLMDEPTSALDPISTLKIEELMDELKKKYTIIIVTHNMQQAGRISDYTAFFLNGEIIEYDKTESIFYKPVDKRTEDYITGRFG; encoded by the coding sequence ATGAGTATACTAGAAATTAAAAATCTGAATTTATATTATGGAAAGGTTCAGGCATTAAAGAATATAAATTTGGATATATGTAAAAATGCTGTTACAGCACTCATAGGACCATCTGGATGTGGAAAATCAACTTTTTTAAGAACACTAAATAGAATGAATGATTTAATAGAATCAGTAAAAATTGATGGCGATGTATTATTTGAGGGTTTAAATATATACAATAATTATGATGTTATAGAGTTACGAAAGCGAATTGGTATGGTATTTCAGAAGGCAAACCCTTTTCCAATGTCAATATACGATAATGTGACTTATGGTTCTAAGATACACGGTATTAGAAATAAGAAGAAGCTTGATCAAATTGTAGAAAGCAGTTTAAGGGATGCAGCACTATGGGATGAGGTAAAGGATAGATTAGATAAAAATGCATTAGGGCTATCGGGGGGACAACAGCAGAGATTGTGTATAGCAAGAACACTTGCGGTAGAACCTGATGTGCTTCTTATGGATGAACCAACATCAGCTCTTGATCCTATATCAACACTCAAAATAGAAGAACTTATGGATGAACTGAAGAAAAAGTATACTATAATCATAGTGACACATAATATGCAGCAAGCTGGAAGGATTTCAGATTACACAGCATTTTTCTTAAATGGAGAAATAATTGAATATGATAAGACTGAAAGTATATTTTATAAACCAGTTGATAAAAGAACAGAAGATTATATAACTGGTAGATTTGGATAA
- the pstA gene encoding phosphate ABC transporter permease PstA: MNVKLKDKIWTGVIYFIFAFVIILLILLVGYILFNGRGFLDPSFLFGNPKIGEAGGGIAPQLFNSFYMLTVSLLITIPVGVGAGIYLAEYAKRGIILNIISLCMETMASLPSIVVGLFGLLIFVNMTKWGFTLLSGALAIAVLNLPSLTRVSENAIREASKAVKEASLGLGATTWQTVQKVVLPSALPQIMTGIILAAGRIFGEAAALLYTAGMSAPVLHFNNVSLIGNTSPFSLMRPAETLSVYIWKLNSEGMVPDAAAIANKSSAVLIIMVLIFNIAARIIGRKIYRSYAGRD, from the coding sequence ATGAATGTTAAGTTAAAGGATAAAATATGGACAGGTGTTATTTACTTTATTTTTGCATTTGTTATAATTCTGCTTATATTATTAGTTGGGTATATATTGTTCAATGGAAGAGGTTTTCTTGATCCTTCTTTCTTATTTGGAAATCCAAAGATTGGTGAAGCAGGAGGAGGAATTGCACCTCAACTTTTCAATTCATTTTATATGCTTACCGTATCACTTTTAATTACAATACCAGTTGGAGTTGGTGCCGGTATATATCTTGCAGAGTATGCTAAACGCGGTATCATATTAAACATAATAAGTTTGTGTATGGAAACTATGGCATCCCTTCCATCGATTGTAGTTGGATTATTTGGACTTTTGATCTTTGTTAATATGACAAAATGGGGTTTTACATTATTATCAGGTGCACTTGCAATAGCAGTTCTCAATTTGCCATCTCTTACAAGGGTAAGTGAAAATGCAATAAGAGAAGCATCTAAAGCTGTAAAAGAGGCTAGTTTGGGGCTTGGAGCAACAACATGGCAAACTGTTCAAAAGGTTGTGTTACCATCAGCATTGCCTCAGATTATGACGGGAATTATTTTGGCGGCCGGGAGAATTTTCGGAGAGGCAGCAGCACTTTTATATACAGCAGGTATGAGCGCCCCGGTATTGCATTTTAATAATGTAAGTTTGATTGGAAATACATCACCTTTTAGTTTAATGAGGCCTGCAGAAACACTGTCAGTATATATATGGAAGTTGAATTCAGAAGGTATGGTTCCGGATGCGGCTGCGATAGCAAATAAATCTTCTGCTGTTTTAATAATAATGGTTCTAATATTTAATATTGCTGCGAGGATTATAGGAAGAAAGATATACAGATCATATGCTGGAAGGGATTAG